TCTAACTGCTTTACACGCACTTCAATTTCCTCTTTAACATCTCTACCACAGTCGGTTAAATAAATTCGTGTAACCCTTAAATCAGCTGTATCTTGTTTACGAAAAACAAAACCTGCCTTTTCCATTCGCTGAATCATGCGAGTAATGGTAGCTGGCTGAAAATGTAGTGCTTCGGCTATTTCTTTTTGCTTTAAACCATCATTATCCCACAATAAAGCTAAAATACGAGGCTGACCATGATGTAAACCTAGCTCTCTTAACAATGTTGTAGATCTATATCGGTATAAATGAACAACGTAAACAAACAGCTCATCTAAACTTGTAGGTGCCTCATTTAAATTAAACCCCATACCATCACTCCTTAAATAACTTAGTCGTCTACTATTTTACTGTTAGTGGAAAACTATGTCAATAGAGTATGCTTCGCACAGGGGTGGGCTTGTTCCTTTGGAACTTGCGTGGTGGGTATCCTCTAGGAATACGGGGTGGACTCACTAAAGCTCGTGGGGTGGATTTGCTTTGCAAATGGTAGACAGACATCGCTTAGCTTACGTGAGTAGTATTAAAGTGAGCATATAACCCGCGAACCAAAGGTGAGCCCAAACCGTGCAGAGCAAAAGCTCAAACCCATCCCGAATATGACATGTCATATTCCCACCCCACGATGTTCAAAGAACGAGTCCTCACCAAAAAAAAAGATTTGCTGTTAAGCAAATCTCTTTTTTTTAGTAAACTTGTTTTCCACCTACATAGGTCGCTGTAACCTTAGTATTCTTAATATCTTGTGAATTTATTGTTACTATATCTTTATTTAATGTTATAAAATCTGCTAGCAGGCCTTTTTTAATCTCACCTTTATGTTTTTCTGCTTTTTCAGCATAAGCTGAACCTTTGGTGAATAGTTCTATTGCTTCCAGTGGTGTTAGTTTTTCTTCTGGTCTCCAGCCGTTTTCGGGCATGTTATTTATATCTTGTCTGGTTACGGCGGCAGCTATTCCTAAAATAGGATTACAGGGTTCTACTGGTGAGTCTGAG
This Clostridium sp. 'deep sea' DNA region includes the following protein-coding sequences:
- a CDS encoding MarR family transcriptional regulator: MGFNLNEAPTSLDELFVYVVHLYRYRSTTLLRELGLHHGQPRILALLWDNDGLKQKEIAEALHFQPATITRMIQRMEKAGFVFRKQDTADLRVTRIYLTDCGRDVKEEIEVRVKQLENETFADFSDVEIALIKRFFKQMYNNLVDFYEEDCNNC